The proteins below come from a single Xyrauchen texanus isolate HMW12.3.18 chromosome 3, RBS_HiC_50CHRs, whole genome shotgun sequence genomic window:
- the LOC127629458 gene encoding notch-regulated ankyrin repeat-containing protein B-like → MSHADMTCSARQRVFQEALRKGNTKELHSLLQNMTNCEFNVNSFGPEGQTALHQSVIDGNLELVKLLVKFGADIRLANRDGWSALHIAAFGGHQDIVLYLITRAKYSSSAL, encoded by the coding sequence ATGAGTCACGCGGACATGACTTGCTCTGCGCGTCAAAGAGTGTTTCAGGAAGCGCTCAGGAAGGGCAACACCAAGGAACTTCACTCCCTCTTACAGAACATGACAAACTGTGAATTTAACGTGAACTCGTTCGGACCGGAGGGGCAGACGGCGTTGCACCAGTCTGTGATCGATGGGAACCTGGAGTTAGTGAAGCTGCTGGTGAAGTTTGGCGCAGACATCCGACTGGCCAACAGGGACGGATGGAGCGCACTGCACATTGCAGCGTTTGGTGGACATCAAGACATCGTTCTTTACCTCATCACAAGGGCGAAGTACTCATCAAGCGCACTCTGA